From a single Arachnia propionica genomic region:
- a CDS encoding TetR/AcrR family transcriptional regulator, giving the protein MNMQQPAPGTSLRERKKTAKQERILEAATRLFAEKGYEAATTAEIAEAADVGVGTLFRYAGSKAELLVAVMNNRFAEGIEAGLSGAAEGQTTAESIVTILRPFVEESMTHPENMLAYEREALFGSVEHREKATSSVSRVEQAILQVLLLRRAEPREPSADLEDIAHTIYAVLYLDIVKVITGRSAKVDLPARIRCSVDFLTGALLKT; this is encoded by the coding sequence ATGAATATGCAGCAGCCGGCGCCGGGAACCTCGCTGCGCGAGCGCAAAAAGACGGCCAAGCAGGAACGCATCCTGGAGGCCGCCACCAGGCTCTTTGCCGAGAAGGGATACGAGGCGGCGACCACAGCAGAGATCGCGGAGGCGGCAGATGTGGGGGTGGGGACCTTGTTCAGGTATGCCGGATCCAAGGCCGAGCTGCTCGTCGCGGTGATGAACAATCGCTTCGCCGAGGGAATTGAGGCCGGTCTGTCGGGGGCTGCGGAAGGCCAGACGACAGCCGAGTCGATCGTCACCATCCTGCGCCCGTTCGTCGAGGAGTCGATGACCCACCCCGAGAACATGCTCGCGTACGAGCGTGAGGCTCTGTTCGGTAGCGTCGAGCACCGGGAAAAGGCCACCAGCAGCGTCTCGCGCGTCGAACAGGCCATTCTTCAGGTCTTGCTGCTGCGTCGGGCGGAACCGCGAGAGCCCTCGGCTGATCTCGAGGACATCGCTCACACCATCTATGCCGTGCTCTACCTCGACATCGTCAAGGTCATCACCGGGCGCAGCGCCAAGGTGGACCTTCCCGCTCGGATACGATGCTCCGTCGACTTCCTCACCGGGGCGCTGCTCAAAACCTGA
- a CDS encoding DUF5979 domain-containing protein produces the protein MTDVREVSPWRRFIAVLAAFVLAVMGVYVQGVVAHAEENSAISFGPVTLTHVTETGDPVPAPGRQLLRGNFFFLDVSFDATKANPQPGDSFSISMPEPFVNRDAGNSRQEVIKPLMVGATRVGDCNIKASLITCTLNDAVRGRTDILGTLRAQLVADGVTSRTSSTFVINGQNHVLQHPWGEDIVAPRIVPFTPGTRAVKGATGVGSGSKAINWRVIFGGTWLKNNYPNGGPVTIKDTINAGMEVPDPSTVQLIEVYGDPVTGKATDRVVAKGDGTGELDGFKVTPSFEGLTVTFKVEGPLSADKDYRVDFTTPFTGGEKVIPGFQYTNAATFVEAGHTTPTAVRSYFESFKAIVTYKQGFGGFEVSKNIQGDVIPPRGQKFDVTVNYTLPAGTTAADYPGWNAPENPTKLTVTVGSTTPYMPTFPKGTVVTLSEEAGSADPATPGIAWGTPVFSSANKKVSINGDKTQATFTIEDQVTLPVSLMNTTEASLSGTFAISKTVVDGGSEGTDSFGVEYKCSAAGENDEGAVAATGTVAVTAGGEKVVGRFPVGTTCEVVSEVPAPRAGYSLSVDRGQSVTVVKDDTVKVNVTNTYAKESVPAPGPTGAPAPTSSASPSAPPSQSDAPSASPAPSPSVDPTLTIEPTAPGVPTPTGKETRKPVVRPGLPRTGS, from the coding sequence ATGACTGATGTCCGAGAAGTATCGCCGTGGCGGCGTTTCATTGCGGTGCTGGCTGCTTTTGTGTTGGCCGTGATGGGTGTCTACGTGCAAGGTGTAGTAGCGCATGCCGAGGAGAACAGCGCCATCTCATTCGGGCCGGTGACGCTCACCCATGTCACCGAGACCGGGGACCCCGTGCCAGCTCCCGGACGTCAACTCCTGCGGGGAAACTTCTTTTTCCTGGATGTTTCCTTCGATGCCACAAAAGCCAACCCGCAACCGGGGGACAGCTTCTCCATTTCTATGCCTGAGCCGTTCGTGAATCGCGACGCGGGAAATTCTCGGCAAGAGGTCATCAAGCCTCTCATGGTCGGTGCGACCCGGGTCGGTGACTGCAATATCAAGGCCAGCCTCATCACCTGTACCCTGAACGATGCGGTGCGGGGTCGCACAGACATCCTGGGGACGCTCCGGGCGCAGTTGGTGGCGGACGGGGTCACGTCCAGGACCAGCAGCACCTTCGTCATCAACGGACAGAACCATGTGCTCCAGCACCCCTGGGGTGAGGATATCGTCGCGCCCAGGATCGTGCCGTTCACCCCGGGCACCAGGGCGGTCAAGGGGGCCACCGGAGTCGGCTCCGGGTCGAAGGCCATCAACTGGCGCGTCATCTTCGGTGGCACCTGGCTGAAGAACAACTATCCCAACGGCGGACCCGTCACTATCAAGGACACCATCAATGCAGGCATGGAGGTGCCGGACCCGTCCACGGTGCAGCTCATCGAGGTGTACGGCGATCCCGTCACCGGCAAGGCCACTGACCGTGTCGTCGCCAAGGGGGATGGTACCGGTGAGCTGGACGGCTTCAAGGTGACCCCCAGCTTCGAGGGACTAACCGTCACCTTCAAGGTCGAGGGGCCGCTTTCCGCGGACAAGGACTACCGGGTCGACTTCACCACTCCCTTCACCGGCGGCGAAAAGGTGATTCCCGGATTCCAGTACACCAATGCCGCGACTTTCGTCGAGGCGGGTCACACCACTCCCACTGCTGTTCGCAGCTATTTCGAGTCGTTTAAGGCGATCGTCACCTACAAGCAGGGTTTCGGTGGCTTCGAGGTGAGCAAGAACATCCAGGGTGACGTGATCCCGCCGCGGGGCCAGAAGTTCGATGTCACCGTCAACTACACCCTGCCTGCAGGCACCACGGCAGCGGACTACCCCGGCTGGAATGCACCTGAGAACCCGACGAAACTGACCGTGACGGTTGGGAGTACCACGCCGTACATGCCGACATTCCCCAAGGGAACCGTGGTCACTCTCAGTGAAGAAGCTGGTTCCGCCGACCCCGCGACCCCCGGGATCGCCTGGGGCACCCCGGTGTTCTCGTCGGCCAACAAAAAGGTGAGCATCAATGGCGACAAGACCCAGGCCACCTTCACCATCGAGGACCAGGTGACCCTTCCTGTCTCGCTGATGAACACCACCGAGGCCTCTCTCAGCGGAACCTTTGCGATTTCCAAGACTGTTGTTGATGGTGGTTCTGAGGGCACCGATAGCTTCGGTGTTGAGTACAAGTGCTCCGCCGCGGGCGAGAATGATGAGGGAGCTGTTGCCGCCACGGGTACCGTCGCGGTGACTGCTGGTGGTGAGAAGGTTGTGGGTAGGTTCCCGGTTGGAACTACGTGTGAGGTGGTTTCCGAGGTTCCTGCCCCGCGGGCTGGTTATTCGTTGAGTGTTGACAGGGGGCAGTCGGTGACTGTTGTCAAGGACGACACCGTCAAGGTGAATGTGACGAACACCTACGCCAAGGAATCCGTCCCGGCTCCTGGGCCGACCGGCGCTCCTGCACCCACGTCTTCCGCCTCGCCGAGTGCTCCGCCGTCTCAAAGCGATGCGCCAAGTGCCTCGCCTGCACCGAGCCCATCGGTGGATCCCACTCTCACCATTGAACCGACCGCACCCGGCGTCCCGACGCCCACCGGGAAGGAAACGAGGAAGCCGGTCGTGAGGCCCGGCCTGCCGAGAACCGGCAGCTGA